One Pseudonocardia sediminis DNA window includes the following coding sequences:
- a CDS encoding AAA family ATPase: MSTQPSSGSEAGTSNGTGTATPAHDAEQLERAVFEVKRVIVGQDRLVERMLVGLLARGHLLLEGVPGVAKTLAVETIATVVGGTFSRLQFTPDLVPADILGTRIYRQGREEFDIELGPVVANFVLADEINRAPAKVQSAMLEVMAERKLSLGGKTFPMPDPFLVLATQNPIENEGVYPLPEAQRDRFLFKLLIEYPGVEEEREIIYRMGAQPPVAQRVLEPTDLVRLQRTAEKVFVHHALVDYVVRLVVATRTPAEHGLTDVASWIAYGASPRASLGIVAAARALALVRGRDYVLPQDVLEVAPDVLRHRLVLSYDAVADQVPVDHLVSRVLQTVPLPQVSARPGAAATPVPTAAGYPAAPSAGGPA, from the coding sequence GTGAGCACGCAACCCTCGTCCGGATCCGAGGCCGGGACCAGCAACGGAACGGGCACCGCCACCCCCGCGCACGACGCCGAGCAGCTCGAACGCGCGGTGTTCGAGGTGAAGCGCGTGATCGTCGGCCAGGACCGGCTGGTGGAGCGGATGCTGGTCGGGTTGCTGGCCCGCGGCCACCTGCTCCTGGAGGGTGTGCCCGGCGTCGCCAAGACGCTTGCCGTGGAGACGATCGCGACCGTCGTCGGCGGGACGTTCTCCCGCCTGCAGTTCACCCCGGACCTGGTCCCCGCCGACATCCTCGGCACCCGGATCTACCGCCAGGGCCGCGAGGAGTTCGACATCGAGCTCGGCCCCGTCGTCGCCAACTTCGTGCTCGCCGACGAGATCAACCGTGCGCCGGCGAAGGTGCAGTCGGCGATGCTCGAGGTGATGGCCGAGCGCAAGCTGTCCCTGGGCGGCAAGACGTTCCCGATGCCCGACCCGTTCCTCGTGCTCGCCACCCAGAACCCGATCGAGAACGAGGGCGTCTACCCGCTCCCGGAGGCCCAGCGCGACCGCTTCCTGTTCAAGCTCCTGATCGAGTACCCGGGCGTCGAGGAGGAGCGCGAGATCATCTACCGGATGGGCGCGCAGCCCCCGGTGGCCCAGCGTGTGCTCGAGCCGACCGACCTGGTCCGGCTGCAGCGCACGGCCGAGAAGGTCTTCGTGCACCACGCACTCGTCGACTACGTGGTCCGGCTCGTCGTCGCGACCCGCACCCCGGCCGAGCACGGCCTGACCGACGTCGCGAGCTGGATCGCCTACGGTGCCTCGCCGCGTGCATCGCTCGGCATCGTGGCCGCCGCCCGCGCGCTGGCGCTGGTCCGTGGGCGGGACTACGTACTGCCCCAGGACGTGCTGGAGGTCGCGCCGGACGTGCTGCGGCACCGTCTGGTGCTGTCCTACGACGCCGTCGCCGACCAGGTCCCGGTCGACCACCTCGTCTCCCGGGTGCTGCAGACGGTGCCGTTGCCGCAGGTCAGCGCCCGTCCCGGTGCGGCCGCGACGCCGGTCCCGACGGCCGCGGGGTACCCGGCGGCACCGTCGGCAGGTGGCCCGGCGTGA
- a CDS encoding DUF222 domain-containing protein, translated as MFPRSTAFTDTGPRPTRGRSMWVEVADGVWAPHPVIGEAELPDPAEHRRLTDTRPGAGLAEGIEHALLDLDGLNDAEVVDAITGAEHLARWAAGVQAQLVAEFAHRRPGDEPTLVCTDTVLTGSRWAPDELGLALEQTRFDATTRLARSLRLTHVLPDTLAALTAGAIDERRAVAICDTTALLPAAKARAVEAIVLPAAPGRTLRQLRDRLRRAVHRVDPDGEYRRHQAAHDDRRVTISSRDEGMASIWLCASSPDAEAAFAMITRLAEAVGADGRTLDQRRSDIGIQLWQGRLTLTELDDVSTAISARTGTAPHETTTDTDRTNVPDTGAEAAAAEASASGNGTETGTSTAAGSNVSTTAASATSATSGTQPGALAGTGAYTGTKTDVATKADTADLTDLTMVIDDGTTSTDTTSTGDAGRDPNSETPGDIRTGSGPPGAAGADHANRLRPSRT; from the coding sequence ATGTTCCCCAGGTCGACCGCCTTCACGGACACCGGGCCGCGCCCGACCCGTGGCCGGTCGATGTGGGTCGAGGTCGCCGACGGCGTGTGGGCGCCGCACCCGGTGATCGGCGAGGCGGAGCTGCCCGATCCCGCCGAGCACCGCCGCCTGACCGACACCCGTCCCGGCGCCGGGCTGGCCGAGGGGATCGAACACGCCCTGCTCGACCTCGACGGGCTCAACGACGCCGAGGTCGTCGACGCGATCACCGGCGCCGAGCACCTCGCCCGCTGGGCCGCCGGGGTGCAGGCGCAGCTGGTGGCCGAGTTCGCCCACCGCCGCCCCGGCGACGAACCCACCCTGGTCTGCACCGACACCGTGCTCACCGGATCCCGCTGGGCCCCCGACGAGCTCGGCCTGGCCCTGGAACAGACCCGCTTCGACGCCACCACCCGCCTGGCCCGCTCGCTGCGCCTGACCCACGTGCTGCCCGACACCCTCGCCGCGCTCACCGCCGGGGCGATCGACGAACGCCGCGCCGTCGCGATCTGCGACACCACCGCCCTGCTCCCCGCCGCCAAGGCCCGCGCGGTCGAGGCGATCGTGCTGCCCGCCGCCCCGGGACGGACCCTGCGCCAGCTCCGCGACCGGCTCCGCCGCGCGGTGCACCGCGTCGACCCCGACGGGGAGTACCGCCGCCACCAGGCCGCCCACGACGACCGCCGGGTCACCATCTCCTCCCGCGACGAGGGGATGGCCTCGATCTGGCTGTGCGCGTCGAGCCCCGACGCCGAAGCCGCGTTCGCGATGATCACCCGGCTCGCCGAGGCCGTGGGCGCCGACGGCCGCACCCTCGACCAGCGCCGCTCCGACATCGGCATCCAGCTCTGGCAGGGTCGCCTGACCCTGACCGAACTCGACGACGTCAGCACCGCGATCTCCGCCAGAACCGGCACCGCGCCACACGAGACGACGACAGACACCGACCGCACGAACGTGCCCGACACCGGTGCAGAAGCCGCCGCCGCCGAGGCCTCCGCTTCGGGGAACGGCACCGAAACGGGCACGTCGACCGCCGCCGGATCGAATGTGTCCACGACCGCGGCCTCAGCGACCTCCGCGACCTCCGGAACCCAGCCCGGGGCCCTCGCGGGGACCGGTGCGTACACAGGGACCAAGACCGACGTCGCGACGAAGGCCGACACAGCGGACCTGACGGACCTGACCATGGTGATCGACGACGGCACCACTTCGACCGACACCACCTCGACCGGCGACGCAGGCAGGGACCCGAACTCGGAGACACCCGGGGACATCAGGACCGGATCCGGTCCCCCAGGCGCCGCCGGCGCCGACCACGCGAACAGACTCCGACCGAGCAGAACCTGA
- a CDS encoding ABC transporter permease, translated as MIAWANLRERWPSFVATFLAVVVGTGLVGATLLVQDSAQPDVQPRLRSTAVLAVAPEAGTNRSFYPGGSVPWSPTEADALVRDLAAVPGVAAAVPDRSFYAQAFPDGRPAGDPDDDEAGHGWSSLALGPYRLVDGAGPRAPGEVVVDSALGVDVGAPLTVHLATGPQTYRVTGTVDGPGLYVSDAEARVREPGVRAIGILAAPGADVTRGTSAVVEGRGSLLIGSQRAVVEPGWVAHQRFLGTQVIAAMALVAVFTTVFVVATTLTLGIAGRRRELGLLRAIGAEPRRVRRMVLGEAAGIGLAGGVVGAVAACALAPVLVEVLEGLGAAPTGLALRITPGPLVVAVVLGVAVSVAGAWGASRTAARTLPSDALRDATAEHRPMTRGRLIGAAAALGVGVVLVVAAALTGSDARVGLGLGAGAALVVAATAFAPLVIGPLVGVRAFGRGFASAVPMLVRAEVRAAGRRSAATAAPVIAAVGAAVLLTGMVDTMAVAYPAEQTRQLAGQTLIDADGAPGLGDDVLREVGAPPGTRAPLPTQVFVPGSGAPSDTTVVDAIGTLDRALVAPGEAVLSEPMAAALGARAGSTLPVRFVDGETASLQVRAVLPVDPTRGDLAVARDTVRSHDPSALTDAVFVPSDRAPAAVGPGATVRDAQSYALADYETDARLTDGLVALLVAMSVGYSGLAVANGTATAAHGRRRDLAVLRTAGATRAQLVRIALAETGAVVVVGILLGLLVTIPPLVGVASGLSEATGTRVTLQLDPTTLSATALGCLGLALVSTFVVTCRTTRAV; from the coding sequence ATGATCGCGTGGGCGAACCTGAGGGAGCGGTGGCCGAGCTTCGTCGCGACGTTCCTCGCCGTCGTCGTGGGGACGGGACTGGTCGGGGCGACCCTGCTCGTGCAGGACTCCGCGCAGCCCGACGTGCAGCCGCGCCTACGGTCGACCGCCGTCCTGGCGGTGGCGCCGGAGGCGGGGACGAACCGCAGCTTCTATCCGGGCGGCTCCGTCCCGTGGTCGCCGACGGAGGCCGACGCCCTGGTGCGGGACCTCGCCGCGGTCCCGGGGGTGGCCGCGGCCGTGCCGGACCGGTCGTTCTACGCCCAGGCGTTCCCGGACGGGCGGCCCGCCGGCGACCCGGACGATGACGAGGCCGGCCACGGCTGGTCGAGCCTGGCGCTCGGCCCGTACCGGCTCGTCGACGGTGCCGGGCCGCGTGCGCCCGGCGAGGTCGTGGTCGACAGTGCCCTGGGCGTGGACGTCGGGGCGCCGCTGACGGTCCACCTGGCGACCGGGCCGCAGACCTACCGGGTGACCGGCACCGTCGACGGTCCCGGCCTCTACGTCTCCGACGCCGAGGCGCGCGTCCGCGAGCCCGGCGTGCGGGCGATCGGGATCCTGGCCGCTCCCGGCGCGGACGTCACGAGGGGGACGTCCGCGGTGGTCGAGGGCCGCGGCTCGCTGCTGATCGGGTCGCAGCGTGCCGTCGTCGAACCGGGATGGGTCGCCCACCAGCGGTTCCTCGGGACGCAGGTGATCGCGGCGATGGCGCTGGTCGCGGTGTTCACCACGGTGTTCGTGGTGGCGACGACGCTTACGCTGGGGATCGCCGGACGTCGTCGCGAGCTCGGGCTGCTCCGGGCGATCGGCGCAGAGCCGCGCCGGGTGCGCCGGATGGTGCTGGGGGAGGCGGCCGGGATCGGCCTCGCCGGGGGCGTCGTCGGGGCCGTCGCCGCGTGCGCGCTGGCGCCGGTCCTGGTCGAGGTCCTGGAGGGGTTGGGCGCGGCGCCGACCGGCCTGGCCCTGCGGATCACGCCCGGTCCCCTGGTCGTGGCGGTGGTGCTCGGCGTCGCGGTGTCGGTCGCGGGGGCGTGGGGCGCGAGCCGGACGGCGGCGCGGACACTGCCGTCGGATGCGCTGCGTGACGCGACTGCCGAGCACCGGCCGATGACGCGCGGCCGGCTGATCGGCGCCGCCGCGGCGCTCGGCGTCGGGGTGGTGCTGGTCGTGGCCGCCGCGCTGACGGGGAGCGACGCCCGGGTTGGCCTCGGTCTCGGGGCGGGGGCGGCGCTGGTGGTCGCCGCGACGGCGTTCGCGCCACTGGTGATCGGTCCGCTGGTGGGTGTCCGGGCGTTCGGCAGGGGGTTCGCCTCCGCGGTGCCGATGCTGGTGCGTGCCGAGGTCCGGGCCGCGGGGCGGCGCAGCGCGGCCACCGCGGCGCCGGTGATCGCCGCCGTCGGGGCCGCGGTGCTGCTGACGGGCATGGTCGACACGATGGCGGTCGCCTACCCGGCCGAGCAGACCCGTCAGCTGGCCGGGCAGACCCTGATCGACGCCGACGGTGCGCCCGGGCTCGGCGACGACGTCCTGCGCGAGGTCGGCGCCCCGCCCGGAACCCGGGCCCCGCTGCCCACGCAGGTGTTCGTGCCCGGATCCGGCGCCCCGTCCGACACGACGGTCGTCGACGCGATCGGAACGCTCGACCGCGCGCTCGTCGCGCCGGGGGAGGCGGTGCTCAGCGAGCCGATGGCCGCGGCCCTCGGCGCACGCGCCGGGTCGACGCTCCCGGTCCGGTTCGTCGACGGGGAGACTGCGTCGCTGCAGGTCAGGGCCGTGCTCCCGGTGGACCCGACGCGCGGCGACCTGGCGGTCGCCCGGGACACCGTCCGTTCCCACGACCCGTCCGCGCTGACCGACGCCGTCTTCGTCCCGAGCGACCGGGCTCCGGCCGCCGTCGGGCCGGGCGCCACCGTCCGGGACGCGCAGAGCTACGCCCTCGCCGACTACGAGACCGACGCCCGGCTGACCGACGGCCTGGTCGCGCTGCTCGTGGCGATGTCGGTCGGCTACAGCGGTCTCGCCGTCGCCAACGGCACCGCGACGGCCGCGCACGGCCGTCGGCGGGACCTCGCCGTCCTACGGACCGCGGGGGCGACCCGGGCTCAGCTGGTCCGGATCGCTCTCGCCGAGACGGGTGCGGTCGTCGTGGTCGGGATCCTCCTGGGCCTGCTCGTGACGATCCCGCCCCTGGTCGGGGTCGCGTCGGGACTGTCCGAGGCGACCGGCACGCGGGTGACCCTGCAACTGGACCCCACCACCCTGTCCGCGACGGCCCTCGGCTGCCTCGGGCTCGCTCTGGTCTCCACCTTCGTCGTCACATGCAGGACGACCCGTGCCGTCTGA
- a CDS encoding DUF58 domain-containing protein, with amino-acid sequence MTTGPEPGVEQDASEPPATASPAAGAAATGRTASPERLEASLRALELTVRHRLDGLLQGNHVGLLPGPGSEPGDARPYQAGDDVRRMDWAVTARTTSPHVRETIADRELETWAALDLSPSLDFGTADLEKRQLALAALTAVAHLTSGGGNRIGAVVTTGATTLRLPARSGVAHARGLVRRVADTPRAEEGTRGDLTGALDQLRRPPRRRGLVAVISDFLGEPVWERSLRALSGRHELLAIEIVDPRELELPDVGTVVLADPETGRQREVDTTPLLRREFAAAASAHRDRVAAALRRCGCAQLTLRTDSDWVADIVRFAVARKHAQPTRAPGGR; translated from the coding sequence GTGACGACCGGCCCCGAGCCCGGGGTCGAGCAGGACGCGAGCGAGCCCCCCGCGACGGCGAGCCCGGCGGCGGGTGCCGCAGCGACGGGCCGGACCGCGAGCCCGGAGCGTCTCGAGGCGAGCCTGCGCGCCCTGGAGCTGACCGTCCGGCACCGTCTCGACGGCCTGTTGCAGGGCAACCACGTCGGCCTGCTGCCCGGGCCCGGCTCCGAGCCCGGCGACGCGCGCCCGTACCAGGCCGGTGACGACGTCCGCCGCATGGACTGGGCGGTCACCGCCCGCACCACGTCGCCGCACGTGCGGGAGACGATCGCCGACCGCGAGCTCGAGACGTGGGCCGCGCTCGACCTCTCGCCGAGCCTCGACTTCGGCACCGCCGACCTGGAGAAGCGCCAGCTCGCCCTGGCCGCGCTGACCGCCGTCGCGCACCTGACCAGCGGCGGCGGGAACCGGATCGGCGCCGTCGTCACCACCGGCGCGACGACGCTGCGGCTCCCCGCGCGCTCCGGGGTGGCGCACGCCCGGGGCCTGGTCCGCCGGGTCGCGGACACCCCGAGGGCCGAGGAGGGCACCCGCGGTGACCTGACCGGCGCGCTGGACCAGCTGCGCCGCCCGCCGCGGCGTCGCGGCCTGGTCGCGGTGATCTCCGACTTCCTCGGCGAGCCGGTGTGGGAGCGCTCCCTGCGGGCCCTGTCCGGGCGCCACGAGCTGCTCGCGATCGAGATCGTCGACCCGCGCGAGCTGGAGCTGCCCGACGTCGGGACGGTGGTGCTCGCCGACCCCGAGACCGGACGCCAGCGCGAGGTCGACACCACCCCGCTGCTGCGCCGCGAGTTCGCCGCGGCCGCCTCGGCGCACCGCGACCGGGTGGCGGCGGCGCTGCGGCGCTGCGGGTGCGCCCAGCTGACCCTGCGCACCGACTCGGACTGGGTCGCCGACATCGTCCGGTTCGCCGTGGCGCGC